A window of Candidatus Liberimonas magnetica genomic DNA:
TCTTCAACCATAGGTTTTACCAGAAGATTTTCATCCCTGGTAAATTTCCCAAGGACGAAATCTTTCGGGTCAGTGTTTAATTCAACAGGTCCTAGGCCGAGCCTGAGCCGCGGGAAATCCGGCGTAGCCAGATGTTCTATTATTGACTCAAGGCCGTTATGCCCGCCTGAAGACCCCCTCTCCCTTAACCGTAGCTTCCCCAGAGGGATAGCAAAGTCGTCAACGACAACAAGCATCTGGCTGGGCAGGATATTGAAATATTCCAGCAGCTGCCTTACAGCCAGGCCTGAATTGTTCATGAAAAGCACAGGTTTTACCAGGATAATTTTGTTCCCGTCAGTATAAAACGAAGATAGCTCAGCTATAGCATGGAACTCCTTCCATTTTTGGTTTTCTTTTTCAGCCAGCAGTTCAACTACCCTAAATCCTATATTGTGGCGCGTTTTCTTATATTTTTCGCCCGGGTTGCCAAGTCCAACAATAATTTTAATATCAGCCATAAATTAATGGAAAACAGGGTCAAGGGGCAAAGGGTCAAGGGTTTAGGAAAGTCTTTTATAATCCTTGCTACTTGACCCTTTACCCTTGACTCTGAGGTTCTATTTTTTTTGTTCTTTTTCTTTCGGAGCAGGCGCCGCTTCTGCGCCTTCTTCTTCTTTATCTTTCTTGCCCTTACTTATAACTTCCGGCTCCATAGGAGCGGCTGCGGCTGCAGCACCCTCAACTCCAGCTTCTGCGGCAACCGGAGCAACTTCCTCTATCTTCATCGGAGCAACTACGTTGACTAAAAGGCTGTTCGGGTCGTTCAACACTTCAACGCCTTCTATCTTCGGCAGGTCTTTGACGGACACGCCGTTGCCGATCTGCAGGTTTGAAACGTCGATATCGATATACGCTGGAATATCGGTGGGCAGGCATTTAACTTTTAATTCGCGCACCGTATACTCTAATATTCCGCCTGCATCCTTTACTCCCGGAGCAACGCCTACTATATGTAAAGGCACGTTTATTTCTATCTTCTGTTTCATGGAGACCGCCATAAAATCGACATGGCTGAGGGTGTGGTCAAGGAGGTTCCTCTGCAATTCTTTTATAATCACAGTCTTTTTATTACCCTCGATATTTAAGTCGATAAGGACATTCTTGCCCACTCCTGAATGAAGGAACTTATCGAACTCTTTAGCGTTAACTGCAACATGGGTTGTTTTTTCTCCATGCCCGTAAAAAACTCCCGGCACTTTTCCTTCTTTTCTTAATGTTTTCAAAGTATTCTTGCTTTTTAATTCCCTTGGTTCTACTCTCAACTCTACTCTGTCCATTGTTGTATCCTCCTAAAATATGGTAGACGGGAGAAGGTAGATGGTAAACGGGTGATACCGTCTACCGTCTACCGTTTACCTTTTGTAATTATTTTACACAAACAGTTCGTTTATCGACTCGTTATTATAGATGCGCCTTATGGCTTCAGCAAGCAGCGGGGCCACGGATAAGACAACTATCTTATCCGCTTTTTTATCCCCGAGAGGGATAGAATTAGTTATTATCAATTCCTCCAGTTCGGACTCATTTATCTTCTGCAGCGCTGAACCTGAAAGCACTCCGTGAGTACACGCGGCATAGACTTTTTCTGCTCCTTCTTTTTTTATGGCGGCAACTACCTTGCACAAAGTCCCTGCTGTATCAACGATATCGTCTAAAATTACCGCTGACCTTCCCTTTACCTCTCCTATAATATTCATTACAGCTGCTTCATTTGCCCTGGGCCTTCTTTTATCAATGATTGCAAGGTCAGCGTCAACCCTTTTTGCAAAGGCCCTTGCGCGTTCCACCCCGCCTGCGTCCGGAGAAACGACTACGAGGTCTTTTATTTTTTTTCTGTTAAAATATGACAGGATAACAGGCGCTGCATAGAGGTGGTCGACAGGTATGTCAAAGAACCCCTGGATCTGGCCTGCATGAAGGTCCATGGCCAAGATCCTGGTTACGCCTGAAGCTACCAGCAAATTTGCTACCAGTTTTGAAGTTATCGGGACCCTCGGCTCTGCTTTTCTGTCCTGCCTTGCATACCCGTAATACGGGAGGACCGCGGTGATCCGTTTTGCCGAAGCACGATGCAGGGCATCGGTTATAATCAACAGTTCCATCAAGTTTTCGTTTACGGGCGTACATGTAGGCTGTATTATGAAACAGTCTTTCCCCCGCACATTCTCATCGATCTTTACCCTGATCTCGCCGTCGCTAAACCTGTTTACGAGAGCCCTGCCTAGATTAATATTCAACTTTTTTACTATCTCTTTTGCCAGCTCTTTATTTGCATTTCCGGAAAAAACTTTTAGGTCCATTTTAGTAACCTCTTTTATGGTAAACGGGAGACGGTAAAAGGTAAACGGTGCAAAAACCACCCATTTACCATCTACCTTCTACCGTCTACCCTTGTTTTTTATTTGCTTGCCCAGCCTTATATTAGAAAAAGGGCCTATGTTCGAATTGCTTTTTACGTTTGAACCCCGGACATGGGAATAAACGATGCACACATCATCCTGGATCCTTGAATCCTCTATAACCGAATAAGGCCCGATAGTGCAGTTTCTTCCTATTACGGTTTCCCCGCTTATGACCGAACCCGGGTGAATCGTTGTATCCCGGCCTATATCTACTTTAAAATCAATATAAGTGTTTGACGGGTCTATTATAGTAACACCTGAGTGCATCAGTTCTTTATTAATTCTCTGTCTTAATATGCTTCCTGCACAGGAAAGCTGTACCCTCGTATTTATCCCGAGTAGCTCATCTTCTTTTGCCCGGGGCCAGCTCCCTACCTTTTTGTCCATATTGTTCAATATTGAAATAGCGTCAGTCAGATAATATTCTTTTTTTACGTTATCGGTTTTTACTTCGTTTAGGGCTT
This region includes:
- a CDS encoding ribose-phosphate pyrophosphokinase, which codes for MDLKVFSGNANKELAKEIVKKLNINLGRALVNRFSDGEIRVKIDENVRGKDCFIIQPTCTPVNENLMELLIITDALHRASAKRITAVLPYYGYARQDRKAEPRVPITSKLVANLLVASGVTRILAMDLHAGQIQGFFDIPVDHLYAAPVILSYFNRKKIKDLVVVSPDAGGVERARAFAKRVDADLAIIDKRRPRANEAAVMNIIGEVKGRSAVILDDIVDTAGTLCKVVAAIKKEGAEKVYAACTHGVLSGSALQKINESELEELIITNSIPLGDKKADKIVVLSVAPLLAEAIRRIYNNESINELFV
- the pth gene encoding aminoacyl-tRNA hydrolase yields the protein MADIKIIVGLGNPGEKYKKTRHNIGFRVVELLAEKENQKWKEFHAIAELSSFYTDGNKIILVKPVLFMNNSGLAVRQLLEYFNILPSQMLVVVDDFAIPLGKLRLRERGSSGGHNGLESIIEHLATPDFPRLRLGLGPVELNTDPKDFVLGKFTRDENLLVKPMVEEALNVVSNIFKLGFAKAVSKIRVLENPNNL
- a CDS encoding 50S ribosomal protein L25, translating into MDRVELRVEPRELKSKNTLKTLRKEGKVPGVFYGHGEKTTHVAVNAKEFDKFLHSGVGKNVLIDLNIEGNKKTVIIKELQRNLLDHTLSHVDFMAVSMKQKIEINVPLHIVGVAPGVKDAGGILEYTVRELKVKCLPTDIPAYIDIDVSNLQIGNGVSVKDLPKIEGVEVLNDPNSLLVNVVAPMKIEEVAPVAAEAGVEGAAAAAAPMEPEVISKGKKDKEEEGAEAAPAPKEKEQKK